The nucleotide sequence TGCACGCCGATGTGCCGGAACGGGTCCCGGAGCCACACCACGTCCACGTCCGTGAAGAGGAAGCTGTGGCCGAGCTGGAGGACGCGCTGCTGCAGCTCCAGCTTGGCCCAGACGAGCTCCAGGTAGGCGCCGCTCATGAAGTCGCTGGCGGAGCTGAGGTTCATGGCCGTCGCCTCGACCTCGAGGAGGTAGCAGTGCGGGTGCACGCGCCGGCAGTGGTGGTACGCCGCGGCGTCGACGGCGACGATGAGCGTGTGGTTTAGGAGGTGCGCGATCCCCTCGCCGTCGCGGAAGCTTCCGCGGAAGAGGTCCAGCAGCGACCCCGGCGCCGCCCACGCCTCGTTCACCGACGTGATGATCACCGTGCGGTCGTCCGTGGCCACCTTGGGCAGCAGCTCCGCCAGCCCCGGGAATACTCTCTCCTCCTGCGCATGCATGCGTACATGTGAGTGTCACATGAGCACGCAAATCACACGGTGCATGTCGTCGATACGTACATACGTACACTAGTGCAAATTAAGTAACACTGCACATACTACATACGTGCCTTTTCTTGAGCTGAAGCATGAGTTGAGATGAGGTTGGCATGGCTCATCTGCTGATGAGCTGGTCCATTCTgattccccaagcttgagcttgaGATGGTTGCCAGCTTCTCGCCGAGCCGGTCGGAGGCGAGGAAGAAGAGCAGCACGGTGGGGAGAAGAGCTCCGAGGAGGAACGAGACCGAGTGGCTGACCCTGGCGCCGTCGTGCAGGCAGCCCATGTCGATCGCCCCCACCCCCCCGACCCTCGTTCATGGGAAGTTCCCGTTGATGGTAGTGGTACCTAGAGGTAAAATAAAATGCTATTCGATCGTCATGCAGCTTtctaagggcctgtttggttccaacaagtcacctgacttataagtcacgtctgtttggttgtcacctgacttataagtcacctgacatACCTTCCCCTACCAATTCATATCATGCAAGTGGTGGGACCCACGCAAAAAGGAATGACTTATAAGTTTTAaattggggtggagcaacttatgacttataagttgggttgACTTATAAGTCAGGTCTATTTggtaaaataagtcacttttttcacttttcgacttataaatTGGTGATTTATTTGAAACCAAACAAGCCCTAAATGAGCGAGTGAATCTCAAACCTCCATGTGCATTCATGGCCGCGACTGAAGAAGAGGTGCAAGTGCATGCGTGTGCATTCCATTAATTACTCGATCCAGATGCAAATTAATTATCGTATCTGCTGCCACAACGAAACACGTACGAGACTAGCCActgtgggagtaacttcagcagtaacatcgagtccaactcagcacatttgcttatgtggcaatgtgttaatgaggagagagatagttacagtaacttagctagttactgtaacatcacatgtcccaatgcaatatgagtctataacctcataaatgaagctttgcatgttaccacacttatgttactacccactatgaaggtagtaacatagtctagggatatgtgtatattactagtgtatgttactatgcACTGTGGCTAGTCTGAACCCCTCTGATCGCGCCCATTCTTTTATGTCTCTCCATGTAGGCGCTACCTACGGCAGGAAGACGAAGTTGACTCAGGCCCTGTTtgtttcataagtcctaggacttttttaagtcccaacttataagtcataagtccctacctgtttgtttacagggacttataagtcccgagtccctacctgtttgtttacagggacttataaGTCCATGTTGCACCGCTGCAACGAGGCTCAGGAGAGGGCCTGTCCGGCGATTGGAGGCACCGTTGCAACGAACCGAGGCAAAACGaaccgaggcggggcggcgacggggcgagaggc is from Triticum aestivum cultivar Chinese Spring chromosome 1B, IWGSC CS RefSeq v2.1, whole genome shotgun sequence and encodes:
- the LOC123079990 gene encoding uncharacterized protein At4g15970-like, whose product is MGCLHDGARVSHSVSFLLGALLPTVLLFFLASDRLGEKLATISSSSLGNQNGPAHQQMSHANLISTHASDSHVRMHAQEERVFPGLAELLPKVATDDRTVIITSVNEAWAAPGSLLDLFRGSFRDGEGIAHLLNHTLIVAVDAAAYHHCRRVHPHCYLLEVEATAMNLSSASDFMSGAYLELVWAKLELQQRVLQLGHSFLFTDVDVVWLRDPFRHIGVHADMAVSCDIYSGDADALDGNWPNTGFYYVKATARTVEMMWRWRAARWRFPRAHEQTIFNQIKHELASADGGLRLRFQFLDTARFGGFCRLFHNDMARACTMHANCCFGLEKKLSDLRDVLGQWKNYTAMTPPERRNVGWRVPAKCGTPDKRARTGPGS